CACTCTATTTCCACCCGGTTCTTcctgtcaacaacaaccagatgCAACATGTTTGAGTCAGCGCACTTATAAGCGTAGGGAAAAGTTCTTCTTCATTGGTGGCAACATCCTGTCTGCCCCAAGGAGATTCATGACGAGAGCCTTGCTCAGCAGTGCAAATTTAACCATTATCCATCAGCCGAGTTCGTTGATGGCCAACCTGGAATGCATCGTCAGTAACCATACATCCACCAAGCTCTTCAAGCCTGTCCAGCTTAGCGAGCATCGGGCATGAGACCACTAAGCTTTGCCTCAGAGCGAGGGAACCCTGGCAAAATAGCCAAGCGCTCAGACTCGACCTTGCGGTGAATCTATTCTTCATATCCGCAAGTTCTACAAACGCTCCGGATGTGAGGATCAATGGCCGGTAGCTGCCAAAGCCCGTTATCCTCCAAACTCTTCTTTCCCGACAGAGTCATGAAAACAACACGCACGGCCTTGTCGGTCCCCAGAGAGCAAACCGTTCTCGTTCTAGACGTCGCCTCATCCATCCTCGAGTTCCGATAAACTGCCTGGTTGAGTTCACCATGGAGCAGCAGGACGATCCAACTTGTTGAACTAGCTAACAGTAACACCCCTTGGTTCCTTTTATCGAGGCATGTCTTGGCCCTGGAGACCCGAGGATTGAATTTGATCCACGTGACGCTCTCGTGGAATTTGCAATCCTGGTGTTGAGGATCTGGCATAATAAAACGATTGACGCATGGGCTTCAAATATGTGGACAGACATCAGCACTCCAGATTACAGACGCCTTGCTGCCAGCAAGTGGCTGAAGTCATCACCAGAGACGGAGAGCAGCATGCCTTTCCAGTGCCTGAAAGCTATCGAGCAGTGCTTGAGTCTCTGGATCGGAAGGTTTCAATGCTGGAATGATGATATGTTTTGGAGGTATTATTGTGAGAATATCATCCTGCCTCTGGTCGAAATTTCCAAGGCTCGGATACCTCCAGGCGCGTTTCTAGGAACACATGATATCTGGAGAATGAGTATTTACTTCATCACACTCGATATCCATTCCACTATTTCACGCCAGTCAGCTGTCCCCTTTCTGTACGGGAACCCGAGACAGTGTCCCAGATGCAGACGGTTTCTCACATACCACTTGAACTGCTCTCCTGAACACCCAAACCCGCTCCATTCCCGCTCTCACTCTCGTCCATATACTTGGGTGAAGTGTGACAAAAGAGCATCCACGCCGCTCGAGTCCAGGTTCGTCAAACGTTGATCCCTCCAGTAGGTTGCCTCCACACATACCAGCCCGCTATACTGCAGCGACATTCCAGCGGACTTCCAGCGCGTTGGTGCCCCCGCACAACTCGAATGCCCGAACGGCCCTCCACAGCGGCTGGCTCCGCTTTTGACCTCACTGTTAGTGAGCATGGAATTCCAATGGCTGAATTCCAATCCCTTCTGGGGACGAGGACTTGGTGGGGCTGTGCCTAGCCCTCCTGTCAcccctctccctttccaTGATGGCCTCCTTAATTCTCAGCAACCGCCTCTGTCGAGTAGGTACTTCGCTCCTGAACCCTACCCTGCGGTTACTCGTTCGCCACTCTGATAATTCAGTTCAGGCCTAGGCACCGGATCTAAGTAAGGGGGATAGCTGAGAAGATTGGAGCTCCCAAAACAGAGCCTGTCAAAAACAGTCCAAATGACAGGTGTAGGTTGCTGTGCAGCAGCGGGGCGATGTTTGCTCCTGGTAGACCGGGTAACCCGTGCTGGGCTCTATGAAAGTTGAGTGGCTTGGGCCAGCGTTGTATTGGAATTGATGCTGTGCTGGGTGTGCTGGCTGTTGGGGGTGCCGGTTCATCGTAACttggggtggagagggaatCTGGCAGGTGTGCTGGTAGAGGTCTGTCAACAACGCTGTTGTCGGGGTAGGATCTTCGTTGGAAGTCGTTTGGTcgctgttggttgttggcagTGTGATGGGCAATGTGACTGGGGGCACCGCAGCCGGGAATTTGTTGTCCACCAACGGGTGGAAACTTGTTTTGAGAAGCTTGTAGATGTCGGTGTAGAGTGTATGTGTTGTGCTGGTGCGGTGATGTTCTGGTTGCTGTGCTGGCCGTCTGACCAACCCCTGAGGGGTCCAGCAATGCCGATTTGCGTTCTTGGGCATCATCCCGATCTTCACCGAGGTTCTTACTGGTGATATCGATGCCCGGTGATGGTGTTAGTGAATAGTGCTGAGATTCGCTATGGAGTAGGCTGGCGGCTTGTGAGGTGATATTTTGAGAGGATTTCTTGTGCCAATCCGAAACCCAGCTATCACCAATGGCCTGGGCCGGTTCAGAGGCACGAGACACCGTCTGAACCTGACAAAGCAACCTCCGGCGAGAGGTGTCATGCAACTCACTCCCCAGACTTGCCGTTATGCAGGTATTGCGGCTTTCCAGCGCCTCTCCATTGGAAATGTCTAAAATTGAGCGAAACTTTACTGAAAGTTCGAAGCCACATcctctttcccttccatCAAGGCATAACATTGATCCTAAAATTACTCCAAGAACTTGCGTTGATAGGCTATCGAGTTGGCGTGTGAAGGGCCGTTGCAGGTTGCTAATCAAGACAGGGATGGTTTTAGTGTCACGATATGCCAGTACCCGCCTACCCCCATGCATAATGTCGTGAATAGGAGCCGACCAGAGTCACCAAAATGACTCCAGACCAAGGTTTCTGAAAAGATGCGTCCCAGGGACCAAACATCAGCTTTTGTAGTGAGATTGGGACTGTAAATATCAGGCTCCGCTAGTTCCGGTGCGTCGAAGTTCGATctatccttcttcttggcctgaATCATCTGTTTGTGACCGAAGCCAATCATACCGAGGTCGTAAAATTTGAAGCCATACTTCCAGGAAGACTTGTAGCCATTTTCAGCCTTGTTGCTGTAGTATTTGGCCTGAGATACTACTATGTTCAACGGGGTCAGATTTCCGTGAATTCCAAGCGAAGTATAAGTGGTAGTCTGGTCGAGAATCAGAAAAGGGTACAGTGCGTCCACAAGGGTTGACATAGCTTACCATAGACCATGTATTTCAGAGGGGCTGAAGGGTGGTTTGTTTATGTATTCGGAGAAGAAACCTTCCTAGTGGCCTTCATCGGGATGCCCAAGTAGCACGTAGCCCCAATGATTTATTCAAAGGAGCCATAGTACCGAAGGAAGGCTTTGGGGAATTCGTACAGTGTGCTTGTGGCGAATTTTAACATCGATACATCGCTTAGGTATGAGGTAACATGCTGGCATTCTCTTGCTCGGGTTCTTTTGACCAAGACCGTAGTCTGTGAAGAGCAAAGAAGGTCAGCATTGAAGGTCAGAATACATTAGGTAGTTCACTGGGCAGTATTTCACCTACAGCCTCGTGATAGAATTCGCAATCTTCGTTCACAAAGTATTTCTGATAGATGGCGCTGTTTGTTCTCCGCGAAGACCGGTCCAGGTTGCCATGGAACTACACGTCTTGGCATCAGACTGAGGTTGTGTATTATCCCCAGCCTTACAGGCTTGAACATGTTCTGATACTTATATAAGATATCCCGAGTGTTGATTCCAGCTGTCTCCAGAATGAAGATGTTCTCACTTTCCTCGTATTTCGAGCAGTTGACGTCAAGTGGGTTGATACGATCATCGCTATTCAGGTTCAGGAGCCCAGAAATACAGTTGACCATACAAACTTCTAGCGTGGTAGAATACACCAGAATGGAAAAGATACGGAGGATTCGTTTTTGAATCGCATAGAGTGAAATGCTAACAGCGGAGTGTAGGAATGCAGCTTTCTGGCTGAGAAAGGCCAACTGAGGCTGGCTCGTGGTGAATTTGGAAGTCGTTGTCTTTCTCTTTCAGTGGAGCCGAGATTATTGTTGCagagaagaaagggaaaagtgCTCGACGCGGTTGTGGTCTGCGGGGAATGCTATTTGAACTCTAAGCACCACGCTTTCTCCCGAAAGCTGCCTTAGGTACCTGTAATCTTCCCCGCTTACCGGAGGTGGTAAGGTGGTACAACAGGTATGCCCAAGCCTGATCTTAGTTTCTTCACAGACAACATGATGTCTTTGGTGATACGGTGTGGATGGTACAGAAGATATTGCAGAACAAGGGAAAACTCGGCTGAAAGAGTAGGTAACAGAACCCTGATTTGCTTTTGATGGTTGTCTGGCATCTTACTATGCACCCACTATCTTAAATTTCCTTCAGTAGAACCTACGAACCTTCCTCTGTTAAACCGAGCTCAGCTCCAATGCAGAATAATTAGGTATGTAGCTGCCTTCTTCGGTATCTTACACATTCACCTTGAGCGCAAGAACAAAGCACAAATATACCTGGATTAATGCTTATACTCTTGATCAATGCTGCTAAAATACACAAAGATACATACGCCCCCTAATGCAAATACTTCTATGGAGGTACACAACAAGAAATCCACCCAAACTCCAGGAAACAACCAGCAATATCCAAAACAAAGAAACTTCAAACTGAAAAATCTGATCAGTTATTCACTATCCCCCAACCCTGACTGCCCACAcccctcgacatcatccaCACTCTCCAAACTCATCCTCGAGTCCCAGCTCCTCCTACCCCTCTCACCTCTCACTGTGGTAGCAGGGCTTGAAGACCGGTTCCTGTTAGTAttccaaaaagaaacgaTTTGCCCGTTGCCAACCCTAATtcccgctgctgctcttggtgGCGAAGTCGACAGTGGTGACGGCGTTCCCCTGCCTGTCCCACTCACAGCCCGATATCGTGAAACACTTCCTCGTGAGCTACTTGGAGGTGCAGGCGGCGGGGGGAAAGATGAGTTAGGCACTGGCATGACCAGAGCAGGGGAATTCCTTGGGATGGTAGGCGTAACTGTCGTCAACTTTGGCGACGTAGAAGGAGTGGGCGAAGAGGCAACACTCAAATTTGACCGCCGAGGCGAGCCTTGTGGTCGAgaagggaggttgatggagggaTAGGAGAGTGACATCCTGTCATTAACGTGGTCCACCTCAGTCTCCCACCTTCTCACATTgattggtggcggtggtcgaAAAGGCGAGGTGGTGTGCGCCGGGCTTGAGTTTGCTGATCGGGTACCCCTGTCTCCACTTCCCCTGAATATGGGCGCTGGCGGTCGGGCAATGGCTCGTTCTTGAGCGGGGGCTGACTTTGATAGGGAGGAGCGTGGTGAACTTGACGGCGAAAGCAGTTTCTTCACCGTGGCCGCTGTCCAGGTCTTGGAGTCGGACAGCATTTTGCTGAGACCTGTGGAGAAATCCGACCCTAAGGCCTCGGAGTCGGGGGCTGGTGTCTTTTGGGCTTGTGGGAGGGAATAACTGTTGCGGCCCAGGAGAGTTAATGTTTTGGGTCGAGATGGGGTTGGGTCAGGAGGCGGGACGAcagacggtggaggtggtgtggagagcttgatcttgttgaggGACTGTTCAGCGTCGCTTCTGGCTGTGAGATAGTCGCTTCTGGGGATGGGACATCGTGACTGGGATGGACCACGTCTGGTTAGGAGGGAAGCCCGGGCTACTTCGTTGGTGAGCGCTACGCGTGCATTGGCGAGGACGGTTTTGTCGCGCCAGGAACTTGGCCTAGCATGGTCCTCAAAAGAGGGATTCTTGGTTTTCGCGAGGAAGCCGGCGGCATCGacggttgttgtggttgaagGCATGATGGTGGGAAACGGCGGGACCACTGTTGCTCTGTCCTCTTCGTCGCTGCTCGTTGGGTCCGGAAGGTTTATTTCTGGCATGTTGGGCATGGAAGCCATGCTGGGGTATGGCGCCCCTTGatcttcgtcgtcttcctccagCAGTTGGGTAACGGGAAATTCCATGGGGTTCATCTCCTCGAGTCCAGGGCTTCGCAACTCAGCTTCCCAGCTGTTCTGGCTCTCACCACTCTGGATAGTCCCGTCGCTCTGCGACTCTGTCCCACTGCCATACCGGACGCGGTCGAAGACGCTGACAggctcctcgtcatcgtcgtcctccgAGGCATGCTCACCACCCCGAACATTCACCTGCTCAATCTGCCAACGAATCCTTGCCAGCCTCTCTTCCAACTGTCCCCTTGCCTTGTCCATCCCATTCGGTTTTGGATATCTCCGGCTCTTCTCAAACCTCTTGACATTCTTCAACAGCTTCTCGCCATGGACGCAATACCTCCGATAGTCATCCGGCAGCCTCCCAatctttctcctccttcccccatcaaacccacTGTGCCCCTCGTACCCGCAGTTAATCCTCCAGTCAGCCTCATCATAACTCTTACACCAGATCGCTGTAGACCTCTCCAGCCAAAAAtgcgcctccctcctctgatGCAAGCTCTCCATAAAGAAAGCCTGAACCACGCTGTGAATCCTGAGAATGTCCAAACTCGGCTCACCACTACCACTCTGCCGCGAGGAGCTTCTTCCCCCCGTACTTCCCCGAACTCTCCACATAGAACTCCCCCGCAACCTCattcctctccaccaacccaaacGCAATCAGCACCCTCATCGTATTCCCCAAACTCGGCgcaccccccctcaccctaTCCCTCGTCTTCACCGGCGTTACCTTAtcccccaacgcccccatcccaatccccaaccccaccatctccaccggAACATGCTGATCccaaaaacacaacaaaCTAATCAAATTCAAGCTCGCGTTCTCCCCTCTCGTCTCCAActgcctcaccaccgcctggTAAGCCtgcaacccccccagcccaTTCCTCCCGCTCTTGAAACTAGCCAGATACCGCCCCAACGGCTCTCTCGTAGCCTTGATATGCTGCGCCGCTACGTGAATCATCAGCGGCAGCCTTCCCATGGCAttcaccaactccaaccccaaagCCAACTCCTCCTGGCTAAAAGGCGGTTTGCGTTCCATTTCCAAAAGCAGCAGCTCCCTCGCCTGATCAGGCGTCAACAGCCCCAGGTGAATAACCTGCGGATTATCCCACCTCGGCTCTGACGCCACCGCTCTTTCAGTGCTAGTATAAATCAACGAGGTGTTCCTCCCGTCAGGTATGAAATCCCCCAGCCCGTCCATATCGAACTGGACACCGTCAAAGACCATCAGCCAGTCACGTCTGTTTGACAGCCAGGCCTTGACTGCCGAGACAACCTCCCTTGTAGTTGTATTCAGCGAGACAAGGGAGTTGGTCTTGGCTATCCGCCAAAACATCTGTTCAATCTCTTGCTTTGATTTGGCGCGTATCCAGAAGATGCCACCGGGGTAGTCGAGGAGGTGGGTAAAGACATACTGGCGGGCGAGGTGGGTTTTGCCTCCGCCGGGGAGGGACGAGATGAGGACAGCGGAGGTTCCCTCTGAGCGGCGTTTCCGGTCTTGGAGCATCTCGTGGAGGCCGCGGAGCTCATCGGTgcggccgaggaagaagctgttGGGGCGGAAGGGGTCGGGGTGAATGAAGAGGGGTTCCTCCGAGGGTGGTAGTTGCTGAGGAGGTaagggttgggttggtgtaATAgctgatgttggtgatgacggtTCGGGTTCATGGTCGTGGTCGGAGTGGATGGACTCGATCATCatggctggggaggaagacaagGAGGTTATCGACTCGACGAGGGAGGGTCGGGGGCGGTGACGGAGGGAGACTAGTTCATTATTGTTGCCTGCTTTAGAGGCAGAAAACTATCAGCCGTTACTCAACACTTGATGATGAAACCAAAAGACACTTCTCCTGTCCCCTTTTGTTCGGACCCTAGCAGCGTTCAGGGGTCATATGGATAAGGCAACTGCCGTCCACAAACACAACCATACTTGGACGGACCAGGCGATGACCTACCAATTCCCTGCTGATGCGCACCCGAAGCCAGCATACTTTCCTGTCGAAACCGTCAGTACATCTGATGGACACAAGGGCACAGCAGAAAACTCACATAattcctcgccctctcaaAATTCTCCAAGCTCGCCCTCAACTGCctatccttctcctccaacaaccacctcggcGGAATCAAATTCACCCCATCCGCCACCCACTGCCTTAAAGTCGTGCTCACATTCCTCCACCCCGGCGCATTCTCCCCTTCAAACTTGCACATCCCCGAATGGTCCTTCTCAATCCCATAATACGTCACCCCCGGCAGCTGAGGCCCCGCGCtcgcagcatcaacaaccaaGATCTTGCTCCCCTTGACATCACTAGTATGCCCCTCATGCACCATCTGAATCCTAAACCGTTGATACACATCCAAAAAATGGGAATTAATCTCCTGCAACCCCTCGTTATCCTTCTTCAGCGCCTTGAGCAGCACACTCTGCGTTTCAAACAACTTTCTCGGGATCGCCACCTCGCTCATCGCCTGGAGAACCCGTCCCCATATTGCGATGTCGGAGCCGTTATGTGGTGTCCCCAGGAAGATGATGCCGTATGTGCTGACAAAAACGGATCTGAAATCCTCCTGGTGATGGGCTCTCACATCATTGGAGTAGAGCAACGCCCTCTTGACCAGTATGCCCCCTAGACTATGGGCTACCCAGATGATGGGGTTACGTTCCGTCCCGTCGGCCTTGCGGTGGTGAGTCAAAGAGGTGATGAGTGACTGAGCGTGCTGGTGGATGAAGTTATCTGACGGGGATCGGTTAGGCGTTTTGCGGGAGGAGTACACATCGGCGTTGTACCCATAGACGAGGATATTCGCATGTTGGTCTTTGAGTGCGGCAGGCAAGAGGTCGACGGGCCAGTAGACGCCGTTTTCGCGCGAGGTCCAAGTCTTGAGGGGGTCGCCGTTGAGGCcgtggacgaggacgatgtcTGCTTTTGCGAGGGGGTGGGCGTAGACAGTTGTGAACTCGTagcgggaggggggcaggGTGATTTTGCCTTCGAGTTGGTCCTAAATGGTGGTTAGTGACGGGTTGAAAGGGGTCTTTGTTGAGAACGGCCCCGGCCCGTGAGGCGGGTGTGGTCTACCCGTCCACGCCGCTTGTCGACAACACTGAAGATGGGATAGAGCATGATGATATGTAAGCACTCACCATTCTTTCTTGCTTTTTGTGGAGAGCCGTTCAACGGACAGGAATGAGATGAAAGAAAAGTGAGAGTTGACCATTAGTTCCTCCTTGgcatcgacgacgacaaggagaAAACTATTGGGTGTGAAAGCCGTGATCAAAAGCGAATGAGTAAAAGAAAGTCTTATACCATGAGTTTGCCTGGTTACTATGCAACAAGCCACCAGCAAAAAAAGGCGATCAAGGCTCAGTCTTGTATAGAAACCACTACCGATCCGGTTTTCCAGATCATCAGAAACATAAACACAATAGTCGGTCGTGTGCGACATGATTCAGTCTTTACTTACACGCCCGCTCATCTTCGGGCGAGAAGTAGGATGGAAAAGCAGCACATCACCCATCAGAGTCATCAGCGGACCTCAACACACGAGCGCCTACAGTGCCCATTGTTTTGCCCCATTGAGGCAGCTGGGCAAGACAAAATGCGACGGGGCAAGGTTGGAAAAAGAGTGCAACTGTCACGAGCCCAGGTGGTTTGAGTGACCATCTGGCAGTGACCACCTGAGCATGTGCAGTGGTTGGTTGGAGTAAGTAGTTGGGGTAGCGTTCAACCTGTTTCATTTGACCGGCACAGAAACAACTCGACCAAAGGGACCTTGAAGGAACGGTCCGTCGGCTGTTGGCTCAAGATTGTTGCAGTTTGAGTGTACGCTATTGGCTTTGTCTTGCTCGAGTTCATGATGTAGCTGTGACCTGAAGCCTTCTCAGAAGTTTGCGAGGTCCTGCGCACAAGCACACATCCCAAGGCTGTCCGGCTCAAAGGCTATGTGCCACATTCGGGACCGGTCCCCGCCTTGGCTTTCTGTGACTTTTGAGTGACCGGCAGTTGAGCGCATGTGGGTGGGTTGCATCTGGGGCTGGGCTGCCTATCAAAGGTGACTGTTCAGATGCGAGTGTTGCGCGTGGCGGGCAAAGGCTAACGTCAGACTTGTGGAACATGACGGTTTGTATAAACGACAATACTTCAAAAACCTGACATTGAGAAAGCTAATAGTGCGAGCAAGAAAACGCACGTAAAAAGCATGGAATACTGTCTCGGGAAGTCTGTCCGCGAATCGAGTTCCGTTAAGCACATCGAATTCGCCACGTCTGGTCGTTTTTAAACAAAAGATAGACTTCTTGCTAGCTGGCGAGAGTGACCGTGATGGGAGAACTAATGGCCGTTAAATTGGAGAAGGATAGACTCTAAACGATAGCCCTTGTCTAGCCGGGACGAGGCAGGGTGACACCAAGGGCTTGAGGGTGCTGTTCTGCTCTACCAGCGTCCCATGGAGAACTGCATGTTCGGCCGTTCCTGGTGATGACTATCACATATGGGCGCTCCAGCTGACCCTGGAGAAAACCGGCCGTATTGATGAGAGGATAAAACTACGAGCAGGGAATGCTCAAAGGTGCCATGCAGTCGGACAATAGTTGACAAGCAACGTTCGGTACAACCTCTAGAATGTTCATGTGGGACAACGCCAGCTGCGCTAAACTCTAATTCGAGAACAGTGAGCTTGTCAGATCAACAGGTGGGGTGTGAACAGAGACCGCGCTTGTGGCGCAAACTACGATACGAGTAATTGTAAGACAACTGGACGTGGTGAGGTTACCACGGGCTTCTTCGGCTCGAGATGACCCCCACGATCCTGCGTGTCAAACTGTCTAGGTGGTGCAATCGATGGTCTTTATGCCCTTGGCGCAAGCATGAGGACGTATTCCCTGGTGCTGGAGCCGAACTGAACCATGTCCTTATTCCGTAGCTCCAAATAGCGACTCTCTGGGACCTTGTCGCCGTTGAGCATGGTACCATTGGCGCTCTCGAGGTCTATCAGGTATGGTTTCACCCGGCCAATCTTGTCGCCAAATTCGTTCCGC
The sequence above is a segment of the Podospora pseudoanserina strain CBS 124.78 chromosome 5, whole genome shotgun sequence genome. Coding sequences within it:
- a CDS encoding hypothetical protein (EggNog:ENOG503P0QZ; COG:S); amino-acid sequence: MSGRDQLEGKITLPPSRYEFTTVYAHPLAKADIVLVHGLNGDPLKTWTSRENGVYWPVDLLPAALKDQHANILVYGYNADVYSSRKTPNRSPSDNFIHQHAQSLITSLTHHRKADGTERNPIIWVAHSLGGILVKRALLYSNDVRAHHQEDFRSVFVSTYGIIFLGTPHNGSDIAIWGRVLQAMSEVAIPRKLFETQSVLLKALKKDNEGLQEINSHFLDVYQRFRIQMVHEGHTSDVKGSKILVVDAASAGPQLPGVTYYGIEKDHSGMCKFEGENAPGWRNVSTTLRQWVADGVNLIPPRWLLEEKDRQLRASLENFERARNYESMLASGAHQQGIGNNNELVSLRHRPRPSLVESITSLSSSPAMMIESIHSDHDHEPEPSSPTSAITPTQPLPPQQLPPSEEPLFIHPDPFRPNSFFLGRTDELRGLHEMLQDRKRRSEGTSAVLISSLPGGGKTHLARQYVFTHLLDYPGGIFWIRAKSKQEIEQMFWRIAKTNSLVSLNTTTREVVSAVKAWLSNRRDWLMVFDGVQFDMDGLGDFIPDGRNTSLIYTSTERAVASEPRWDNPQVIHLGLLTPDQARELLLLEMERKPPFSQEELALGLELVNAMGRLPLMIHVAAQHIKATREPLGRYLASFKSGRNGLGGLQAYQAVVRQLETRGENASLNLISLLCFWDQHVPVEMVGLGIGMGALGDKVTPVKTRDRVRGGAPSLGNTMRVLIAFGLVERNEVAGDTGGRSSSRQSGSGEPSLDILRIHSVVQAFFMESLHQRREAHFWLERSTAIWCKSYDEADWRINCGYEGHSGFDGGRRRKIGRLPDDYRRYCVHGEKLLKNVKRFEKSRRYPKPNGMDKARGQLEERLARIRWQIEQVNVRGGEHASEDDDDEEPVSVFDRVRYGSGTESQSDGTIQSGESQNSWEAELRSPGLEEMNPMEFPVTQLLEEDDEDQGAPYPSMASMPNMPEINLPDPTSSDEEDRATVVPPFPTIMPSTTTTVDAAGFLAKTKNPSFEDHARPSSWRDKTVLANARVALTNEVARASLLTRRGPSQSRCPIPRSDYLTARSDAEQSLNKIKLSTPPPPSVVPPPDPTPSRPKTLTLLGRNSYSLPQAQKTPAPDSEALGSDFSTGLSKMLSDSKTWTAATVKKLLSPSSSPRSSLSKSAPAQERAIARPPAPIFRGSGDRGTRSANSSPAHTTSPFRPPPPINVRRWETEVDHVNDRMSLSYPSINLPSRPQGSPRRSNLSVASSPTPSTSPKLTTVTPTIPRNSPALVMPVPNSSFPPPPAPPSSSRGSVSRYRAVSGTGRGTPSPLSTSPPRAAAGIRVGNGQIVSFWNTNRNRSSSPATTVRGERGRRSWDSRMSLESVDDVEGCGQSGLGDSE
- a CDS encoding hypothetical protein (COG:T; EggNog:ENOG503Q5J7), which gives rise to MVYVVSQAKYYSNKAENGYKSSWKYGFKFYDLGMIGFGHKQMIQAKKKDRSNFDAPELAEPDIYSPNLTTKADVWSLGRIFSETLVWSHFGDSGRLLFTTLCMGVGGYWHIVTLKPSLS